GAGTTCCACTACGAATTTTAACATGTGTATTATATTTGATTCCTTCAATTTGAAAGTAAAAACTTTCGCAAATGATCATTATCGGGTAAAAATGGTTGGTGGTTCAACAAAAGGTGTTCGGGGAGTTGGCGGTAGTTTTCATGGCTGGTTGGTGGTGGCTTTTTTGGTTGTTCGTAAATAGATGATGGCTCAAGATGGTGATGATGGAGTATGGTTGGCGGGCGGTGGTCTTTTATGTGGTGGAGTTGTGGCAGGGAGAGGGTGAAGGAGACtacaaaaaagtttttttttttaaaaaaaaatgaaaaactagCACTTTCACGCTCTTATGAGTGGTGTGATTCACGCACCATGCCAGTAATTAATATGTGTCTAATAGGTACACTTTAACTTAGTTTAAGTGTTCAACAGGTAGAGTCTCTAGTTTAGGTGTCTAAATGCAAAAATGAgacaagtttaaggggctatctATGTATTCAGCCTTGCTGAAATGATAACTTGTTTGACTTTTGTACACGGGTAGTCTACGTAATATACTTCTTAATGGTATGAAGTAGGGGAACATTTTGGAGGGGAAGGGGGTAAGAACTGTACGATTTGGTAATGCACTCATCATGTGGGGGGAAGGATTTGGATTTTGCTTGGGGCCATTTTCTTCTTAGTTTTGTTGTTGTTCTCTCATTTTGTTTTTGTCGTTCACAATTGACTATCTAGCATTTAGTTATCcgaataaaagaaaaataatctTTTCTAGTAACCAACGATTAAGGAAATGGAAAAAGTTTTGGGTGGGATGTGGTGAGGAGCACAAGGAACACTTTCTAGGATGTGAAAAGATGTGCTTCACTATAAATATGGGAACTGGGAGGGATGAAGAACTTTGTTAGTAATATAGGTACTCTTTCTCTTTCTATTAGATTGACTGACATGCCCTCAAAGGGCACGCGAAAATTACCTATTAAGTTATCCTGTCATTTTATTTTGATCATTGGCGAAGTGCCAAAAGTATACCCAAACCTACTGTACTTAGTCAGTGAGGGCTTTCCTCCATGGATATAATGTTTCTGATGACATGTGATGATGCAGACTGTAGAAGATAGTTGCACCACTCTGTAGTTCTGATGTCTCAGATTTCTACATCAAATGCCATAGATGTGACAGATGCCATCTGCTTGCTTTACAGATCTTTTTACTTAAAATTATGTCCGCCCTTGAGGTTGAGATTCTAAATTTGTAATGATTTTACTTATCATTTTACTTAATGCAGGTCATCTTCTTGTGCTGCGAGGGACTTAAAAGACCCAAGATTTCACTTAAAAGGCCCTAGTCTGAGACCAACATGCAAGCAGCTTCTTATTGTTATCCTCTTCTTCACTTTTCTGGAAGGTCTCTCTCTTGGTCTCGTGTATGTGTACTTGCAATATTGTGTATAAAGATGTATAACATGCGACTTGATGCATTTGTATTCAACTTTCCATTCACCATGCATGGTTTCTGATGTAGATTTCTAAAAAATACTGAGTCACTTAGATTGACTCACATTAGTTTTGTATGGATTGCAGATGCAGGTATAGTACGGTGACTAATCACGCAAGAGTAAACTTTTTGAGCTTGAATTGCGTTCCCCAGAAATTTGACTTTAATCAAGGAGCTCAGATCCAGAAGGTTATAAAATCTTCCAAACCGAAAAGGTTCTATGTGATTCCTAATTCTACTGATGGTTATCCAAGTCTATCTGTTTCTGAAGAGGACACAACTACGTCTAAAAAGGACACATCTACGGTGGATGAATGGGAGAATGGAGTAGAAACGTTCTTGAGCAAGTGGTCACCTCCCAGGTACTTATGGAGGGGATTATCAGTTTTTATTTTGGCAGGGCAGGTTATTACTAGGATCATAAGGGGTAAAATCCACTGGAGGAATACTCTTCAACAGTTGGAAAGAGTTGGACCTAAGTCAGTTGGTGTCTGTCTATTAACTGCAGCTTTTGTTGGCATGGCCTTCACTATCCAATTTGTTAGAGAATTCACTAGGTTAGGGTTAAATAGATCTGTTGGTGGGGTTTTGGCCCTTGCCTTTGCAAGAGAGCTAAGTCCAGTTGTCACAGCAGTTGTAGTTGCTGGGCGTATTGGTAGTGCATTTGCTGCCGAACTAGGCACCATGCAGGTATCTGAGCAGACAGACACGTTGAGAGTTCTCGGTTCAAATCCTGTTGATTATTTGGTGACACCAAGAGTGATTGCTTCTTGCATTGCCTTACCATTTTTGACCCTAATGTGCTTTACAGTTGGAATGGCATCCAGCGCCCTTTTAGCTGATGGTGTTTATGGAATTAGCATAAACATAATCTTGGATTCTGCTCAGAGAGCTCTTAGGTCATGGGACCTTATCAGTGCGATGATTAAATCACAGGTGTTTGGTGCTATTATATCCATCATAAGCTGTGCTTGGGGGGTCACCACACTGGGAGGTGCCAAAGGGGTTGGCGAGTCGACTACTTCAGCCGTAGTTTTATCTCTTGTTGGCATATTCATAGCTGACTTTGCTCTCTCTTGTTGTTTCTTCCAGGGTGCTGGCGATTCCCTGAGGAATTGTGTGTGAACATATCTTAAGTTTTCCAT
The sequence above is a segment of the Lycium barbarum isolate Lr01 chromosome 6, ASM1917538v2, whole genome shotgun sequence genome. Coding sequences within it:
- the LOC132598419 gene encoding protein TRIGALACTOSYLDIACYLGLYCEROL 1, chloroplastic, with translation MQAASYCYPLLHFSGRCRYSTVTNHARVNFLSLNCVPQKFDFNQGAQIQKVIKSSKPKRFYVIPNSTDGYPSLSVSEEDTTTSKKDTSTVDEWENGVETFLSKWSPPRYLWRGLSVFILAGQVITRIIRGKIHWRNTLQQLERVGPKSVGVCLLTAAFVGMAFTIQFVREFTRLGLNRSVGGVLALAFARELSPVVTAVVVAGRIGSAFAAELGTMQVSEQTDTLRVLGSNPVDYLVTPRVIASCIALPFLTLMCFTVGMASSALLADGVYGISINIILDSAQRALRSWDLISAMIKSQVFGAIISIISCAWGVTTLGGAKGVGESTTSAVVLSLVGIFIADFALSCCFFQGAGDSLRNCV